The following proteins come from a genomic window of Miscanthus floridulus cultivar M001 chromosome 2, ASM1932011v1, whole genome shotgun sequence:
- the LOC136536099 gene encoding uncharacterized protein, whose amino-acid sequence MSEASETREVDTASKQISDGVLVWMLSSMEPIIRDQVETLTTPAEVWSELERQFAGKSNKMQATRIMHELTHLKQGSRSVVEYVGEVKKLYRDLHYYHPFEAVDKKDLAIHHTWFQSFVSKLFLDGLNQEFDLRRQLIFSKSKWPTLDEIISSIIEEETRLSHPKVDDYKAVDVSVALSLKKGRISVPRGDQEKNKVICDHCGDKGHTIEKCFKLHGFPPGWKKGGKSQPGGVRGANWNRANHIASEKELPVVDAQALEKYNSKLKLSEGSSSTQGASNLFTSYIPCSGKDKVRVADGSMVPITGCGSIRS is encoded by the exons ATGTCGGAGGCGTCAG AAACAAGGGAGGTTGATACAGCAAGCAAGCAAATAAGTGATGGAGTACTAGTATGGATGTTAAGCAGTATGGAACCAATTATTAGAGATCAAGTTGAAACCTTAACTACGCCTGCAGAGGTGTGGTCGGAATTGGAGAGACAATTTGCAGGAAAATCAAACAAAATGCAAGCTACTCGAATCATGCATGAGTTGACTCATTTAAAGCAAGGCTCAAGGTCTGTAGTAGAATATGTTGGTGAGGTAAAAAAACTGTACAGAGACCTACACTATTATCATCCATTTGAGGCGGTTGACAAAAAGGATTTGGCTATTCATCATACCTGGTTCCAATCTTTTGTGAGCAAGCTATTTCTTGATGGTTTGAATCAAGAATTTGATCTTCGTCGACAGCTTATATTCTCTAAGTCTAAATGGCCTACTCTTGATGAGATAATTTCCAGCATCATAGAAGAGGAAACTAGACTATCACATCCCAAAGTGGATGATTATAAAGCAGTTGATGTTAGTGTTGCCCTATCTTTAAAGAAGGGCCGCATTTCTGTTCCCCGAGGGGACCAAGAAAAAAATAAG GTGATTTGTGATCATTGTGGAGATAAGGGGCATACCATAGAGAAGTGTTTTAAGCTGCATGGTTTTCCACCTGGGTGGAAAAAAGGGGGGAAATCTCAACCAGGGGGAGTTCGGGGTGCTAACTGGAATCGGGCTAATCATATAGCATCTGAAAAGGAGCTTCCAGTGGTAGATGCTCAAGCTCTTGAGAAATACAACTCTAAGCTCAAGCTCTCTGAAGGCTCATCTTCCACTCAAG GAGCATCCAATCTTTTCACTTCCTATATTCCTTGTTCAGGTAAGGATAAGGTGCGTGTAGCTGATGGATCCATGGTTCCTATAACAGGATGTGGATCTATACG GAGCTAG